A genomic segment from Aegilops tauschii subsp. strangulata cultivar AL8/78 chromosome 1, Aet v6.0, whole genome shotgun sequence encodes:
- the LOC109783351 gene encoding uncharacterized protein yields MATTNTKAIVSPCAILLILILIDMASVQVCGDNIPPPPILVPPPSVRGGRCMLNDEVAFAVCVDLRLGTTSPSGMDMCCRWIHGMPSAVDCLCSAFKRADIHVSASVADDINVVLAVCGKALVPDLNCFHGSG; encoded by the coding sequence ATGGCCACCACCAACACCAAAGCCATAGTATCCCCCTGCGCCATCCTCCTCATCTTAATCCTCATAGATATGGCTTCTGTCCAGGTGTGTGGTGACAACATACCACCTCCACCGATACTAGTTCCGCCACCATCTGTCCGCGGCGGCCGATGCATGTTGAACGACGAAGTTGCATTCGCAGTGTGCGTCGACCTCCGATTGGGCACGACGAGCCCATCAGGCATGGACATGTGTTGCCGGTGGATCCATGGAATGCCGAGCGCCGTGGACTGTTTGTGCTCTGCCTTCAAGCGGGCTGACATCCATGTCTCCGCCAGTGTTGCCGACGACATCAATGTTGTGCTTGCAGTCTGTGGCAAGGCTCTTGTCCCCGACCTTAACTGTTTCCATGGATCAGGCTAA
- the LOC109783352 gene encoding uncharacterized protein — MNNEYTRVFDYQLELLRSNPGSTVAVCMDPTNMEESVFQSFYVCFNAMKQGFKAGCRKVIGLDGCFFKGAVKGELLCAIGRDANNQMYPLAWALVENETNITWKWFVGLLIKDLEINNNGAGWVIISDQQKGLINAVNDYLPAAEHRMCARHIYANWRKKHRDREWQKKFWAVAKASNRQDFNYYKAKLAQVTPEGAKDIMRTEPVHWARAFFPVGSNCESVDNNLCESFNHAIVDARFYPIISMNEKIRKKVLVRIQEQREKGANFRGKICPAVFKKLKKSIARTQYLEVLWNGENGFEVKQVNGRGRQYTVDLEKWTCSCGYFQLAGLPCHHAISAIYKCNKNIEDFIAPCYFVEVFNKIYEHCLQPVEGEEMWPVSPNPRPVPPEYVRLPGKEKKKGRPKNNDRRREETEQPKGKKMSKHGTIIKCSLCGNPGHNKSGCKQNPERGKKKNAHLARTSKKKNPTEQSKGSASASASASAPPTATSSVPTGPSAGTNGFKPPRKRTATAEAGSSAAPTTSTSTRTGSGAKRGRRPASSVPSFRYFTCSGNY, encoded by the exons ATGAACAATGAATACACTAGAGTGTTTGACTACCAACTTGAGCTGTTAAGGAGCAACCCTGGAAGCACAGTTGCTGTTTGCATGGATCCAACCAACATGGAGGAAAGTGTATTCCAGAGCTTCTATGTGTGCTTTAATGCAATGAAGCAAGGATTCAAGGCTGGTTGCAGAAAAGTAATAGGCCTTGATGGTTGTTTCTTTAAAGGTGCAGTGAAGGGTGAGCTATTGTGTGCCATAGGTAGAGATGCAAATAATCAGATGTATCCACTAGCTTGGGCTTTAGTTGAGAATGAAACTAATATCACATGGAAGTGGTTTGTTGGGCTGCTCATTAAGGACTTGGAAATAAACAATAATGGAGCTGGCTGGGTTATTATTTCTGATCAGCAGAAGGGCTTGATAAATGCAGTTAATGATTACCTTCCTGCTGCAGAGCATAGGATGTGTGCTAGGCACATTTATGCTAATTGGAGGAAGAAACATAGAGATCGTGAGTGGCAAAAGAAATTTTGGGCAGTTGCTAAGGCTTCCAACAGGCAAGATTTCAACTATTATAAGGCCAAGCTTGCACAAGTTACTCCTGAAGGGGCTAAAGACATCATGAGGACTGAGCCAGTGCACTGGGCAAGGGCTTTTTTCCCAGTTGGTTCAAATTGTGAGTCAGTTGACAACAACCTTTGTGAGTCATTCAACCATGCTATAGTTGATGCTAGGTTTTATCCTATTATTTCTATGAATGAAAAAATTAGGAAGAAAGTACTTGTGAGAATTCAGGAACAAAGAGAGAAAGGTGCCAACTTTAGAGGAAAAATATGCCCTGCTGTTTTCAAAAAGCTGAAGAAAAGTATTGCTAGAACACAATATCTTGAAGTGCTCTGGAATGGAGAAAATGGATTTGAAGTGAAGCAAGTGAATGGAAGAGGAAGGCAGTACACTGTTGACCTGGAAAAATGGACATGCTCCTGTGGGTACTTCCAGCTGGCAGGGCTTCCTTGCCACCATGCAATTAGTGCCATCTATAAGTGCAACAAAAATATTGAAGATTTTATTGCTCCTTGCTACTTTGTTGAAGTGTTCAACAAAATCTATGAGCATTGCTTGCAGCCAGTGGAGGGTGAAGAGATGTGGCCAGTGTCACCCAATCCTAGGCCAGTGCCTCCAGAATATGTTAGGTTGCCaggaaaagagaagaaaaaaggaaggCCTAAAAACAATGATAGGAGAAGAGAAGAAACTGAGCAACCTAAGGGGAAGAAAATGAGCAAGCATGGCACAATTATCAAATGCTCATTGTGTGGTAACCCTGGACACAACAAATCAGGATGTAAACAGAATCCAGAGAGAGGCAAGAAAAAGAATGCACATCTTGCTAGAACTAGCAAGAAAAAGAACCCAACCGAG CAATCCAAAGGAAGTGCATCTGCCTCTGCTTCTGCATCTGCTCCACCAACAGCAACAAGTTCAGTACCAACAGGTCCTTCTGCTGGGACCAACGGGTTTAAGCCTCCAAGAAAGAGAACTGCAACTGCTGAAGCTGGATCATCTGCTGCCCCTACAACATCTACTTCCACAAGGACAGGATCTGGAGCTAAGAGGGGAAGAAGGCCTGCATCATCAGTGCCAAGCTTCAGATATTTCACTTGCAGTGGAAACTACTAG